The following proteins are encoded in a genomic region of Spirochaetota bacterium:
- a CDS encoding FAD/NAD(P)-binding protein, with amino-acid sequence MSEQKIVTVPEIATIEEIKDEIVDVKTFYLRFDNKEIDGNFKFKSGQFIMCTVFGAGEFAVSLPPSPENDRFHITVRRIGKVTYALHDLQVGDKVGIRGPFGNGFPFEEIKGKNVIYVAGGIGLIPLRSSIVHVLQHRKDFGRILLLYGSRSPQDLMYQYMLDQWQKIEGFETFITVDNGTPEWKGNVGIITTLFDKVEIPVENTVAFVCGPPVMFNAVIKELMQRGIKDDMIISTLERHMKCGVGKCQHCAIGRTLVCTDGPVYTYRQIKTLGEQI; translated from the coding sequence ATGAGCGAACAGAAAATAGTAACCGTTCCTGAGATTGCCACAATTGAAGAGATCAAAGATGAAATAGTTGATGTAAAAACATTTTATTTGAGATTTGATAATAAGGAGATTGATGGCAATTTCAAGTTTAAATCCGGCCAGTTTATTATGTGCACTGTATTTGGTGCGGGTGAATTTGCCGTGTCACTGCCACCAAGCCCTGAAAACGACCGATTTCACATTACTGTGCGACGAATTGGTAAAGTAACTTACGCGCTCCATGATCTGCAGGTGGGTGATAAGGTAGGGATACGTGGGCCATTTGGCAACGGGTTCCCGTTTGAAGAAATAAAAGGCAAAAATGTCATCTATGTGGCAGGTGGTATTGGCCTTATACCGTTACGGTCATCAATTGTTCATGTGTTACAGCACAGGAAAGACTTTGGCAGAATACTGCTCCTGTATGGATCACGTTCCCCACAGGATTTGATGTACCAGTATATGCTGGATCAATGGCAAAAAATTGAGGGCTTTGAAACATTCATTACTGTTGATAATGGTACCCCTGAATGGAAGGGCAATGTAGGTATAATCACAACACTGTTTGATAAAGTAGAGATACCTGTTGAAAACACTGTGGCATTTGTATGTGGGCCTCCAGTGATGTTTAATGCTGTCATCAAAGAGCTTATGCAGCGTGGGATCAAAGATGATATGATAATCTCAACGTTAGAGAGGCATATGAAGTGCGGCGTGGGAAAGTGTCAGCACTGTGCCATCGGGAGGACCCTGGTGTGCACTGATGGGCCTGTGTATACCTATCGCCAAATTAAGACGCTGGGTGAGCAGATATGA